From Inquilinus sp. Marseille-Q2685:
GACAGCTCCCCGGGGATCTGATAGTCGAACAGACGCGCGATGCCGACGCCGGCCAGTGCCGCGGCGACGCAATTGGCCGCGGTGTTGACCTCGATCCGGCCCGGGGGTGCCACCTCGATCTGCTCGCCGTCGACGGTGAACGACCAGAAGAACGACCGGTTGTTGAACATGATGCCGTGATGGCTCGACAGGTCGGTGGGGTGTTCGGGCGCGCCGTGCCGTTCCAGATAGGCCGGGCTGGCGCAGGTCAGCAGGCGGAACTCGCCGGCCTTGACGGCATAGAGGGAGCTGTCGGGGAGATCGCCGAGCCGGATGGCGATGTCCACCTGCTCGTTCACCAGGTGAACGGAGCGGTCCAGCGACAGCAGGTTCAAGGTCACGTCCGGGTGCCGGTCCATGAAGTCCAGCGCGATCGGCAGCACGTAGCGGCTGCCGAACTCCACGGGCATCGTGATCGTCAGCGTGCCGCGCGGCGCCTGATACTCGCCGGACGCCCGGCGCTCGGCCTCTTCAAGGTCCGCCATGATCTTCCGGGCGGCGTCGACATAGTCGCGCCCCGCATCGGTGAGCTGCAGGTTGCGGTTGGTG
This genomic window contains:
- a CDS encoding LysR substrate-binding domain-containing protein, which codes for MRVLLAVVEAGSLSAGSRRLNAPLPSVSRKVADLERHLGANLIIRTNRNLQLTDAGRDYVDAARKIMADLEEAERRASGEYQAPRGTLTITMPVEFGSRYVLPIALDFMDRHPDVTLNLLSLDRSVHLVNEQVDIAIRLGDLPDSSLYAVKAGEFRLLTCASPAYLERHGAPEHPTDLSSHHGIMFNNRSFFWSFTVDGEQIEVAPPGRIEVNTAANCVAAALAGVGIARLFDYQIPGELSSGALVPILTEYGGEPRPIHMIYSRQGLVTLKVRAFIDWALPRLRAASSGYGRSDPAGSLP